A genomic region of Desulfosarcina ovata subsp. ovata contains the following coding sequences:
- a CDS encoding AbrB/MazE/SpoVT family DNA-binding domain-containing protein codes for MPLARVSSKSQIVLPAAIRKKLQIKPGDELEISIRDNEIVIVKAAVSATEALDACGSEIWRGYEEELNKSRDQWN; via the coding sequence ATGCCACTTGCCAGAGTCAGCAGCAAATCCCAGATCGTTTTACCGGCAGCAATAAGAAAAAAGCTTCAAATAAAGCCGGGCGACGAATTGGAAATATCCATCCGGGACAATGAAATCGTGATCGTCAAAGCTGCCGTTTCAGCGACCGAGGCCCTCGATGCATGCGGATCGGAAATTTGGCGCGGATACGAAGAGGAACTCAATAAATCCCGGGATCAATGGAATTAA
- a CDS encoding protein GlmU, whose product MIDRLIKKGVQITNPESVRIGDDVEFDRIKAKGVAIHTGCKIFGEKTLICEGVQLGYEAPVTIKNCYVGPHVKLKGGYFENAVFLEGAEAGFGAHVRAGTIFEEQASIAHTVGLKQTILFPFVTLGSLINFCDCFMAGGTSRKNHSEVGSSYIHFNYTPNQDKATASLIGDVPGGVMLNQAPIFLGGQGGLVGPCRIAYGTVIAAGSIYRKDQLKPDRLVFEGGGRGGSVPYTTGIYRSVKRQAMNNFIYLGNLVALMAWYKHVRKQFVGNRFPDALFHGLVDILKMAIFERVRRFYAFCEKLKASAGLYRRHAGEGASAALLAQKDDLYAKRNEIDSVIETVLREIDEQGSNDFIALIEQKRLSTNGSYLDVILDLDGREQNIGSAWLQSIVDHLVDEMRSLFPSLG is encoded by the coding sequence ATGATTGACCGTTTGATCAAAAAGGGCGTACAGATCACCAACCCGGAAAGTGTGCGGATCGGAGACGATGTCGAATTTGATCGTATCAAAGCCAAAGGCGTTGCCATTCACACCGGCTGCAAAATTTTCGGCGAAAAAACCCTGATCTGCGAGGGCGTCCAACTGGGATACGAAGCTCCCGTCACCATCAAAAACTGCTACGTCGGTCCCCATGTCAAACTGAAAGGCGGTTATTTCGAAAACGCCGTTTTTCTGGAAGGTGCCGAGGCCGGTTTTGGTGCCCATGTGCGCGCCGGGACCATTTTTGAGGAGCAGGCCAGCATTGCCCATACCGTCGGTCTGAAACAGACGATCCTCTTTCCCTTCGTCACCCTGGGCAGCCTAATCAATTTCTGCGACTGCTTTATGGCGGGCGGCACCAGCCGGAAAAATCACAGCGAGGTGGGCAGCTCCTACATCCACTTCAACTATACCCCTAACCAGGACAAGGCCACGGCATCGCTGATTGGCGACGTACCGGGTGGCGTCATGCTGAATCAGGCACCCATTTTCCTGGGCGGGCAGGGCGGTCTGGTCGGTCCTTGCCGCATCGCCTATGGCACGGTCATCGCTGCTGGATCGATTTATCGCAAGGATCAGCTCAAACCGGATCGGCTGGTATTCGAAGGCGGGGGCAGGGGCGGGAGCGTGCCTTACACCACCGGTATCTACCGGAGTGTCAAGCGCCAGGCGATGAACAATTTTATCTACCTGGGCAACCTGGTGGCGCTGATGGCCTGGTACAAACATGTCCGCAAACAGTTTGTCGGGAATCGTTTCCCGGATGCACTGTTCCACGGCCTCGTCGATATACTCAAGATGGCTATTTTTGAACGGGTAAGGCGATTTTATGCTTTCTGCGAAAAATTGAAAGCTTCCGCCGGTCTGTATCGCCGTCATGCAGGGGAGGGCGCATCCGCCGCCCTACTGGCTCAAAAAGATGATCTTTATGCCAAACGAAATGAAATCGACAGCGTCATCGAAACGGTTTTGCGTGAAATCGACGAGCAGGGCAGTAACGATTTCATCGCTCTGATCGAACAAAAACGCCTATCGACAAACGGTTCCTATCTTGATGTAATCCTGGATCTCGATGGACGGGAACAGAATATTGGCTCAGCCTGGCTCCAGAGTATTGTCGATCATCTTGTGGATGAAATGCGATCACTTTTTCCGTCACTTGGATAG
- a CDS encoding nucleotidyltransferase domain-containing protein, which yields MRLSSEEKKIIVGAVLNLDAKARIYLFGSRVDDRQKGGDIDILILSDCLTFKDKLKIKANLFETMEDQKIDLLIARDESDPFVKIALDTGVRLN from the coding sequence ATGCGATTGTCTTCGGAGGAAAAAAAAATCATCGTCGGTGCGGTGCTCAACCTGGATGCAAAGGCACGGATTTATCTGTTCGGATCCAGAGTTGATGACCGGCAAAAGGGTGGGGATATTGACATCCTGATTTTATCCGATTGTCTGACGTTCAAGGACAAGCTGAAAATTAAAGCCAATTTATTCGAAACCATGGAAGATCAAAAAATCGATTTGCTCATTGCAAGGGACGAGAGCGATCCCTTTGTCAAAATCGCCTTGGATACGGGGGTTCGGCTGAATTGA
- a CDS encoding polysaccharide biosynthesis protein — protein sequence MNRLASSKNFYVLVLSDIVLLTLSYLIAYAIRFEGQIGIEEITIIKQTIFPILIFKLIVFYFFNLYRGMWRYTSIVDLLNVTKAILISSAVIIITLLMLSRFEGFSRSVFVIDAIFSLIFIGGSRLAIRILLIGSTGTVQLLRDGKSKQKRILIIGAGDAAERIIREIKDNPSLNYKIVGLLDDDQKKNGMILHGVKIVGKINALPEVIDTLKVDEIIIAIHQVTAEAMRKIVQMCESTNVKYRTLPSLSEIIDGKVSIKSVRDISYKDLLGRPVVELENDKISELLTEKVIIVTGAGGSIGSELCRQVCKYKPALVVLFDASESNLYAIQMELKHVITYVKYRAVLGRVQDKKLVDAILKKYSPDVIFHAAAYKHVPLVERNPWEGVFSNIIGTNTMVGAAIKHKVKRFVLVSTDKAVRPTNIMGASKRVAEKIVQFQNCGETKFMAVRFGNVIGSSGSVIPLFLKQIRKGGPVTITHPEITRYFMTIEEAAQLILQAFTMGDKCEIFILEMGTPIKIVDMARDLIKLSGKIPDKEIEIKFTGLRPGEKLYEELITEGEGIVKTDHKKILVLRNGSNVFDIKWFDEKLQELCLQAGSHNAQGIKNILKEIVPEYKMSDDEAVC from the coding sequence ATGAACAGGTTAGCTTCCAGTAAGAATTTTTATGTGCTGGTCTTGTCGGATATTGTACTGCTTACACTTTCCTATCTTATCGCCTATGCAATCCGGTTCGAAGGGCAAATTGGGATAGAAGAGATAACAATCATTAAACAAACGATATTTCCAATTTTAATTTTTAAGTTGATTGTATTTTATTTTTTCAATCTATATAGGGGGATGTGGCGATACACAAGTATTGTGGATCTTCTGAACGTTACAAAGGCAATATTAATCAGTTCGGCTGTAATCATAATAACACTACTCATGCTCAGTCGATTTGAAGGGTTCTCCCGAAGTGTTTTTGTTATTGATGCAATTTTTTCTTTGATTTTTATTGGTGGAAGTCGTCTGGCCATTAGAATTCTTTTGATCGGTTCAACGGGAACAGTTCAATTGTTAAGAGATGGAAAAAGCAAACAGAAAAGAATATTGATCATCGGCGCTGGTGATGCGGCTGAGAGAATTATCAGAGAAATCAAAGATAATCCATCGCTAAATTATAAAATTGTCGGATTATTGGATGACGATCAAAAGAAAAATGGAATGATTCTCCATGGTGTAAAGATTGTCGGGAAAATAAATGCGTTACCGGAAGTTATCGATACACTGAAGGTTGATGAGATAATAATTGCCATTCACCAAGTAACCGCCGAGGCTATGCGGAAAATCGTCCAGATGTGCGAGAGCACAAATGTTAAATACAGAACATTGCCCAGTTTGAGTGAAATCATCGACGGCAAGGTTAGCATCAAGTCGGTTCGTGATATATCTTACAAGGATCTTCTTGGAAGGCCGGTTGTCGAACTTGAAAATGATAAAATCTCTGAACTGCTAACCGAGAAAGTAATCATAGTCACCGGTGCCGGCGGATCGATTGGATCCGAATTATGCCGGCAGGTCTGCAAGTATAAGCCAGCATTGGTTGTGCTTTTTGATGCAAGCGAGTCGAATCTGTATGCCATTCAGATGGAATTGAAGCATGTTATTACTTATGTAAAGTATCGTGCCGTGCTTGGACGGGTTCAGGACAAAAAATTAGTAGATGCTATACTTAAAAAATACTCACCTGATGTCATTTTTCATGCAGCAGCGTATAAACACGTTCCCCTCGTGGAAAGAAATCCTTGGGAGGGTGTATTCTCAAACATAATCGGTACGAATACAATGGTTGGGGCGGCAATAAAACATAAAGTGAAACGATTCGTTCTTGTTTCGACAGACAAGGCGGTCAGGCCTACCAACATTATGGGGGCCTCAAAACGTGTGGCAGAAAAGATCGTTCAATTCCAAAATTGCGGCGAGACAAAATTCATGGCGGTTCGCTTTGGCAATGTCATCGGAAGCTCTGGATCGGTAATTCCCCTATTTCTTAAACAAATAAGAAAAGGGGGGCCGGTCACCATCACCCATCCGGAAATCACACGTTACTTTATGACCATCGAAGAGGCTGCGCAATTAATTTTACAGGCTTTCACCATGGGGGATAAATGTGAAATCTTCATCCTTGAGATGGGAACGCCTATTAAAATTGTAGACATGGCTCGGGATCTAATCAAGTTGTCTGGGAAAATTCCAGATAAGGAAATAGAAATCAAATTTACAGGCCTTCGTCCAGGTGAAAAGCTATATGAAGAATTGATTACTGAGGGGGAAGGAATTGTCAAAACCGATCATAAAAAAATTCTTGTGTTAAGAAACGGATCGAATGTTTTTGATATCAAATGGTTTGATGAAAAGCTTCAAGAACTCTGCTTACAGGCAGGCAGTCACAATGCCCAAGGGATAAAAAACATCCTAAAAGAAATTGTTCCCGAATATAAGATGTCGGATGATGAAGCTGTCTGTTGA
- a CDS encoding MraY family glycosyltransferase → MILFLLLIYIFLGSLGAWLILRYAGTIDLLDHSNDRSSHKGVIPKGGGIGILAAIVISSISAKITPAFWGAATALSFISLLGDRKEISPKLRLTVQFISAIIFLVFSHQYTHTSYPIPAILFFVLFIVATTNWYNFMDGINGIAAITAIVGFSLLTYYNLDSHSNNKLTILSVSIIFSCLGFMPFNFPKAKVFMGDVGSILIGFVFSSFVVMLSDNFLDFVCLTGFLFPFYADEFVTMAIRLKDGENFFKAHRRHFYQLLANEMSIEHWKVSIGYGLLQLIVGLSILFTRPFGVSYVILILSCFLAVFIIANYIIRKKLGVRYEEIKAKSHKKIRN, encoded by the coding sequence ATGATATTATTTTTGCTTCTTATATATATTTTTTTAGGAAGTTTGGGGGCATGGTTAATATTGCGGTATGCAGGCACCATTGATCTCTTAGACCATTCAAATGATAGGAGTTCGCATAAAGGAGTTATTCCAAAAGGTGGTGGAATTGGTATATTGGCTGCAATTGTTATTTCCTCCATATCTGCCAAGATAACTCCTGCTTTTTGGGGAGCGGCAACCGCCCTTTCTTTTATAAGCCTTTTGGGTGATCGAAAAGAGATATCCCCAAAACTTCGCCTGACTGTTCAGTTTATTTCGGCAATCATTTTTTTAGTTTTTTCTCACCAATATACTCATACCTCTTACCCTATACCTGCCATTCTTTTTTTTGTTTTGTTTATTGTCGCTACTACCAACTGGTATAACTTTATGGATGGCATTAACGGTATTGCTGCCATTACAGCTATAGTAGGATTTAGTCTGCTTACATATTATAATCTTGATTCTCATAGTAATAACAAATTAACAATATTGTCGGTAAGTATTATTTTTTCATGCCTTGGTTTTATGCCTTTCAATTTTCCAAAAGCTAAAGTATTTATGGGGGATGTCGGTAGTATTTTGATTGGATTTGTTTTTTCCTCGTTTGTAGTTATGCTTTCTGACAATTTTCTTGATTTTGTATGTCTTACCGGTTTTTTGTTTCCGTTTTATGCAGATGAATTTGTTACAATGGCAATCCGCCTGAAGGACGGAGAAAATTTTTTTAAAGCCCACAGGAGACACTTTTATCAGTTGTTGGCAAATGAGATGAGTATTGAACATTGGAAGGTTTCCATAGGCTATGGATTGTTGCAGTTGATTGTAGGGCTTTCTATATTGTTTACCAGACCTTTCGGTGTTTCTTATGTGATCCTAATACTAAGTTGTTTTTTGGCTGTATTTATCATCGCAAACTATATCATTCGGAAGAAATTGGGCGTGAGATATGAAGAAATAAAAGCCAAAAGTCATAAAAAAATAAGAAATTAG
- a CDS encoding NAD-dependent epimerase/dehydratase family protein, which translates to MNNNEILITGAAGFIGSALVERLSSTYRMICLDQCKPPLKNENSVWESIDITNMEAISLLFKIYTPDIVIHCAGIAHQKVGSVDKTAYMHVNSEATKKIASLAAVNNNLHFIFLSTISVYGETDLIQPVCEDSKYNPSSDYALSKLDAEYRLIDLYEKGLIHKLTILRLSPVYDKNFRLNLERRIFGPKKIFYVMFGNGQQTMSALAKPNILDFIEYTLQIRDDDRSLDIINMSDDCPYSFYDIIQVFKKNKIYSYKPVIPMPLSMVWLLTRLAGIFFRKQKLWFHSCYSKVANSLVFDNTRMLQTGFKHKHNLSSVLSNNS; encoded by the coding sequence ATGAATAATAACGAAATCCTGATAACCGGGGCCGCAGGGTTTATTGGGTCTGCTTTAGTAGAGAGATTATCCAGTACATATCGGATGATTTGTTTGGATCAGTGCAAACCACCTTTAAAGAACGAAAACAGTGTTTGGGAGAGTATTGATATTACAAACATGGAAGCCATCTCTTTGTTATTTAAAATATACACCCCTGATATTGTTATTCATTGTGCTGGAATTGCCCATCAAAAAGTTGGTTCAGTTGATAAAACTGCGTATATGCACGTCAACAGCGAAGCCACCAAGAAGATAGCATCACTTGCTGCCGTTAATAATAATCTTCACTTCATTTTTTTATCTACAATTTCCGTTTATGGTGAAACAGACTTGATACAGCCTGTTTGTGAGGATTCCAAATATAATCCCTCAAGTGATTATGCTTTAAGCAAGTTGGATGCAGAGTATCGTCTTATAGATTTATATGAAAAAGGATTGATTCATAAACTTACAATTCTACGCCTATCACCCGTATATGACAAAAATTTTCGATTAAATCTGGAAAGACGTATATTCGGACCAAAAAAAATTTTCTATGTTATGTTTGGAAACGGACAGCAGACGATGTCTGCACTTGCAAAGCCTAACATTTTAGATTTTATAGAATATACACTTCAGATACGAGACGATGATCGCAGCCTAGATATAATAAACATGAGTGATGATTGTCCTTACTCCTTTTATGATATTATTCAAGTTTTTAAAAAGAATAAGATTTACAGCTATAAACCTGTAATTCCTATGCCCTTATCTATGGTTTGGTTACTAACTCGTTTAGCAGGAATATTTTTTAGGAAACAAAAATTATGGTTTCACTCGTGCTATTCAAAAGTTGCCAATAGTTTAGTTTTTGATAATACCCGGATGCTGCAAACGGGATTTAAACATAAACACAATTTAAGTTCAGTTCTATCGAACAATAGTTGA
- a CDS encoding glycosyltransferase family 4 protein, translated as MAKITFLSLVFPPDSVSTAQIMGELAIELKKYGHDVNVITTTPHYNRDLKAETKQPISNFFGKLIQKSDYHGIPVYHILMLKKGPNVLVRLLAWLNFHFLNTIASIKLLKNPDMLIVPSPPLTMGINAYLFSLIHKCNFIYNVQEIYPDYAIKLGVIKNQPIIAILYALEKFVYKKSKALTVIAPNMAKVILKKGVSASKVHLISNFVDTGELFPQPKKNDFSKKNNLTDKFVVSYAGNMGTGQDLETFIECADILRQNQNIHFLMLGDGVLSGRLKNKVKELSLNNFTFLDYQPYSLMPQIYASSDLSLVPQLKEITDAAIPSKVYRIMACGRTVLALTKPESDLANLIKEAHCGYIVNAGSPDDLSKTILAAEKNRGQVNSMGLSGRKYVEERYSRDHIAEQYHHLILSLTIK; from the coding sequence ATGGCGAAAATAACATTCTTAAGCTTAGTATTCCCACCTGATAGTGTTTCAACAGCTCAAATAATGGGAGAGTTGGCGATTGAGTTGAAGAAATATGGTCATGACGTAAACGTAATAACAACAACCCCTCATTATAACAGAGACCTGAAAGCAGAGACAAAACAACCAATAAGCAACTTTTTTGGCAAGTTAATACAGAAAAGTGATTATCATGGAATTCCAGTTTATCATATATTGATGCTGAAAAAAGGGCCTAATGTGTTGGTTAGACTCTTGGCATGGTTAAATTTTCATTTTTTAAACACGATTGCCAGCATAAAATTATTAAAGAATCCTGATATGTTAATTGTCCCCTCACCCCCCCTTACAATGGGGATAAATGCCTATTTATTTTCTCTTATTCATAAATGTAATTTTATATACAACGTGCAGGAGATTTATCCTGATTATGCTATCAAGCTAGGCGTGATCAAAAATCAGCCTATTATCGCTATCCTTTATGCACTGGAAAAGTTTGTGTATAAAAAATCAAAGGCCCTGACTGTGATTGCACCGAACATGGCTAAAGTAATTTTAAAAAAGGGTGTGAGTGCTTCTAAAGTGCATCTCATATCAAACTTTGTTGATACCGGTGAATTGTTTCCTCAACCTAAAAAAAATGATTTCAGCAAAAAAAACAATTTAACTGATAAATTCGTTGTCAGTTATGCCGGTAACATGGGTACAGGGCAGGATCTTGAGACTTTTATTGAATGCGCTGATATTTTGCGACAAAATCAAAATATTCATTTTTTGATGTTAGGTGATGGAGTTTTAAGTGGCCGCCTGAAAAATAAAGTAAAAGAATTATCTTTAAATAACTTTACATTTCTTGATTATCAACCGTATTCCTTAATGCCTCAAATATATGCGTCTTCCGATCTTTCGCTCGTTCCTCAATTGAAGGAGATAACCGATGCAGCAATACCATCCAAGGTTTACCGTATTATGGCTTGTGGTCGCACAGTTCTGGCATTAACCAAACCGGAATCAGATCTGGCCAATTTAATTAAAGAAGCTCATTGTGGCTATATTGTTAACGCCGGATCACCCGATGATTTATCTAAAACAATTTTAGCTGCCGAAAAAAATCGTGGCCAAGTAAATAGTATGGGTTTATCAGGCCGTAAATATGTTGAAGAGAGATATTCCCGTGATCACATAGCCGAACAATATCACCATCTCATCCTTTCTTTAACTATAAAATAG
- the wecB gene encoding non-hydrolyzing UDP-N-acetylglucosamine 2-epimerase: MKVMTVIGTRPEIIRLSRVMAVLDRDMDQILVHTGQNYDYELNQVFFDDLEIRKPDYFLNAAGQTACETVGQVINKVDKVIEKEKPDALLVLGDTNSCLAAYPAKRRKVPVFHMEAGNRCFDQRVPEEINRKIVDHISDINMPYSTISREYLLREGIPPDRIIKTGSPMYEVIHYYMTKIKASEIIDQLSLKKNDFILVSCHREENIDSDLNFFKFVNLLNRLVDKYNQRIIVTTHPRTRKRIEENNVDLNHKVELHKPFGFSDYVKLETSANFVLSDSGTITEEASILNLSALNIREAHERPEGMEEASVMMVGLNIDTILSALSILEYRKINEEAYNKIVADYEILNVSEKVTRIILSYTDYINKVIWRK, encoded by the coding sequence ATGAAAGTCATGACAGTTATCGGTACAAGGCCCGAAATAATAAGACTTTCTCGAGTAATGGCAGTATTGGACCGAGATATGGACCAAATTTTAGTTCACACCGGTCAAAATTATGATTATGAATTAAATCAGGTTTTTTTCGATGATCTCGAAATTCGAAAGCCGGATTATTTTCTAAATGCCGCCGGACAAACTGCTTGTGAGACCGTTGGACAGGTAATAAATAAAGTCGATAAAGTTATAGAAAAGGAAAAACCAGATGCTCTTTTAGTACTTGGTGATACAAATAGTTGTCTGGCAGCCTATCCAGCTAAACGTCGCAAGGTACCGGTTTTTCATATGGAAGCAGGAAACCGATGTTTCGATCAAAGGGTTCCTGAAGAAATAAACCGAAAAATAGTCGATCACATAAGTGATATTAACATGCCATATAGTACAATATCACGTGAATATCTTCTAAGAGAGGGTATACCTCCTGATCGCATAATAAAGACCGGAAGTCCCATGTATGAAGTTATTCATTATTATATGACCAAAATAAAAGCCTCGGAAATTATTGACCAACTTAGTCTCAAAAAAAATGATTTCATATTGGTCAGCTGTCACAGAGAAGAAAATATTGATTCAGATCTTAATTTTTTTAAATTTGTGAATCTGCTGAATAGGTTGGTTGATAAATACAATCAAAGAATAATTGTCACAACGCATCCACGCACACGCAAGCGGATAGAAGAAAACAATGTTGATCTAAACCATAAGGTCGAGTTGCATAAACCTTTTGGTTTTTCAGACTACGTAAAGCTGGAAACAAGTGCTAATTTTGTGTTGTCAGATAGCGGAACGATTACTGAAGAAGCCTCTATCCTTAATCTGTCCGCTTTGAATATCAGAGAAGCACATGAACGGCCTGAAGGTATGGAGGAGGCGTCTGTGATGATGGTGGGATTAAACATCGATACGATTTTAAGTGCTTTAAGTATTTTGGAATATAGGAAAATTAATGAAGAGGCCTATAATAAAATAGTTGCAGACTATGAAATACTGAATGTTTCAGAAAAGGTTACACGCATCATTTTAAGTTACACCGACTATATAAATAAGGTAATATGGCGAAAATAA
- a CDS encoding NAD-dependent epimerase/dehydratase family protein — protein sequence MNILVTGANGFIGRNLIINLKRLNDCEISEYDIDSNYDDLKAFLIKADVIVHLAGVNRPERDNEFRKGNSLFSQHICNILCEIKRQPLIIFASSIQAELDNPYGISKRIAEQEFFRLKENYNVPVAVFRLPGVFGKWCRPNYNSVVATFCYNIARGLPITIFDPNHKIDLVYIDDVIRSFIDVINHEYTETGNNFYSVKPVYNISLKDLADTIQSFRDSRTSLKLPDFNDRIEKCLYATYLSYMQEDDFAYSLEQRIDQRGELAELLKSDFAGQIFVSRTRPGITRGDHYHDTKVEKFAVLDGEAVIRFRQIYTNEIIEYPVSGKDFKVVDIPPGYTHAIENIGNKDLIVLFWADEIFNPSTPDTFFEPVIKGNKS from the coding sequence TTGAATATTTTAGTAACTGGTGCAAACGGGTTTATCGGAAGAAACCTGATTATTAACCTCAAACGTTTAAATGATTGCGAGATATCAGAGTATGATATTGATTCAAATTATGATGATTTAAAAGCCTTCCTCATTAAAGCTGACGTAATCGTTCATCTTGCTGGTGTAAACCGTCCTGAACGCGATAATGAATTTCGAAAAGGTAATTCCTTGTTTTCTCAGCATATATGTAATATATTATGCGAAATTAAAAGGCAGCCTCTAATCATTTTTGCTTCATCGATCCAAGCTGAACTTGACAACCCGTATGGTATTTCCAAGAGGATTGCAGAGCAGGAATTCTTTAGGCTGAAAGAAAATTACAATGTTCCCGTGGCTGTTTTCAGACTCCCCGGGGTATTTGGTAAATGGTGCCGACCGAACTACAACTCTGTTGTGGCCACTTTCTGTTATAATATTGCGCGAGGCCTCCCAATAACCATTTTTGATCCAAATCATAAGATAGATCTCGTATACATTGACGATGTTATTAGAAGTTTTATTGACGTTATTAATCATGAATATACTGAAACAGGGAATAATTTCTATTCGGTCAAGCCTGTATATAACATTTCCCTTAAGGATTTAGCTGATACGATTCAGTCTTTCCGGGATTCTCGTACTTCCCTAAAGCTTCCAGACTTTAATGATAGAATAGAAAAGTGCCTGTATGCAACTTATTTGTCCTATATGCAGGAAGATGACTTTGCCTATTCATTGGAACAGCGAATCGATCAGCGTGGAGAACTGGCAGAATTGCTTAAATCCGACTTTGCCGGTCAGATATTTGTTTCAAGAACCCGTCCCGGTATTACCCGCGGAGATCATTATCATGATACAAAAGTGGAAAAATTTGCAGTATTAGACGGGGAAGCGGTAATTCGTTTTCGGCAAATTTATACGAATGAAATAATTGAATACCCAGTATCAGGTAAAGATTTTAAAGTGGTTGATATACCTCCTGGATATACACACGCTATAGAAAATATAGGGAATAAAGACCTGATTGTACTTTTTTGGGCTGATGAAATTTTTAATCCTTCCACACCGGACACATTTTTTGAACCTGTTATTAAGGGAAACAAATCATGA
- a CDS encoding polysaccharide biosynthesis protein, with translation MFDNKVLLITGGTGTFGNAVLRRFLDTNIGEIRIFSRDEKKQDDMRHQYPNPNLRFYIGNVRNESSLKDALRGVDFVFHAAALKQVPSCEFFPVEALKTNAMGTEYMLRAAMEAYVKRVIVLSTDKAVYPINAMGISKAMMEKIAVAKSRVANGDTVISCTRYGNVMASRGSVIPLFIRQIQNSEPLTLTDPNMTRFMMTIEDAVELVIYAFQHGNPGDIFVQKSPSCTIGVLAEAIKRLLNADNPIKVIGTRHGEKLYETLLNREEMSVAEDLGGYYRVPADNRNLNYSVYFDEGREEIALKQDYNSHNTVLLNVDEMCDLLLKLECIKKAIRGEKIDD, from the coding sequence ATGTTTGATAATAAGGTGTTATTAATTACCGGTGGGACAGGTACGTTTGGGAATGCCGTGCTTCGTCGTTTTCTCGATACAAATATCGGCGAAATCAGAATTTTTTCACGAGACGAAAAAAAACAGGATGATATGCGCCATCAATATCCAAACCCAAATCTTCGATTTTACATCGGGAATGTTCGGAACGAAAGCAGCTTAAAAGATGCGCTAAGGGGAGTTGATTTTGTTTTTCACGCTGCAGCACTCAAGCAGGTTCCGTCTTGCGAGTTTTTTCCCGTTGAGGCTTTGAAAACGAACGCAATGGGTACGGAATATATGCTTAGAGCCGCAATGGAAGCTTACGTTAAACGTGTAATTGTATTGAGCACTGATAAGGCTGTTTATCCGATTAATGCCATGGGAATATCAAAAGCCATGATGGAAAAAATTGCTGTCGCCAAATCCAGAGTGGCAAATGGAGATACCGTAATCAGCTGCACACGTTATGGGAATGTCATGGCTAGTCGTGGGTCGGTTATCCCCTTGTTTATCCGGCAAATTCAAAATAGTGAGCCACTAACATTAACCGATCCCAATATGACACGTTTTATGATGACAATTGAAGATGCTGTAGAGCTGGTTATTTATGCGTTTCAGCATGGAAATCCAGGCGACATTTTCGTTCAAAAATCACCTTCATGCACAATCGGTGTTTTGGCTGAAGCTATCAAACGTTTATTAAATGCAGACAATCCAATAAAAGTAATTGGAACACGGCATGGTGAAAAACTTTACGAGACATTGTTAAATAGAGAAGAAATGTCGGTTGCAGAAGATTTAGGAGGATATTATCGTGTCCCAGCTGATAACCGTAATTTGAATTATTCCGTATATTTTGATGAAGGAAGGGAAGAAATCGCTTTGAAACAAGATTATAACTCCCATAATACGGTCCTACTCAATGTTGATGAGATGTGTGATTTGTTATTGAAATTGGAATGTATTAAAAAAGCCATACGTGGTGAAAAAATTGATGACTGA